A section of the Clostridiaceae bacterium genome encodes:
- a CDS encoding S-layer homology domain-containing protein: EAVSKMQKAGIISGKPNNIFDPKGSATRAEASKMIAVLLQIIR; encoded by the coding sequence AAGAAGCAGTATCAAAGATGCAAAAAGCCGGAATAATATCCGGAAAGCCCAACAACATCTTTGATCCTAAAGGCAGTGCAACAAGGGCAGAAGCATCCAAGATGATCGCAGTATTATTGCAGATTATCAGATAG
- a CDS encoding acyl-CoA thioesterase, with protein MITSDSEIVVRYAETDQMGIVHHSNYPVWFELGRTDFIRKLGYSYSKIEEAGILLPLTDLKCSFKAPARYEDEIIIRTHIEKMTCVRITFGYEIFKKKDMSLIARGETFHAWTDKNLKPVNISKRMPELYGIMEKALKSD; from the coding sequence ATGATTACTTCAGATTCAGAAATTGTTGTAAGATATGCAGAAACAGATCAAATGGGCATTGTTCATCATTCTAACTATCCAGTATGGTTTGAATTGGGTAGGACGGATTTTATAAGAAAACTTGGCTATAGCTATTCAAAGATAGAAGAAGCGGGAATACTTCTGCCCCTAACAGATTTGAAATGTAGTTTTAAAGCACCTGCCAGGTATGAGGATGAGATAATCATAAGAACCCATATAGAAAAAATGACTTGCGTAAGAATAACTTTTGGCTACGAGATCTTTAAAAAGAAAGATATGAGTCTGATTGCCCGGGGAGAAACCTTCCATGCCTGGACTGATAAGAATCTTAAACCGGTTAATATATCAAAAAGAATGCCTGAATTATATGGAATAATGGAAAA